A portion of the ANME-2 cluster archaeon genome contains these proteins:
- a CDS encoding transcription factor gives MVDLDNIAIRGLLSNLVGEEGMNVVLKMPEGEVTDEDVSIVTEVPLNIVRRTLYILFENRLATYRRERNKDSGWLTYLWKIDMSGINELLENETNKLLNNLKVKLEFEDENMFYICVNNCGRFVFNIVAETEYLCPSCGEEVIFEDNEKVKQILRKRIQELQNN, from the coding sequence TTGGTAGATTTGGATAACATTGCTATTCGAGGACTTCTCTCGAATCTCGTAGGCGAAGAAGGGATGAATGTTGTCCTGAAAATGCCTGAAGGTGAAGTCACTGATGAAGACGTATCTATAGTGACTGAAGTTCCTTTGAATATTGTCAGGCGTACTCTGTATATACTTTTTGAGAACAGGTTGGCGACTTACAGACGTGAAAGGAATAAAGATAGTGGTTGGCTCACATATTTGTGGAAAATTGATATGAGCGGGATAAATGAACTGCTCGAAAATGAGACAAATAAATTATTGAACAATCTCAAGGTCAAGCTCGAATTTGAAGATGAGAATATGTTCTACATTTGTGTGAACAATTGCGGAAGGTTTGTTTTTAACATTGTGGCAGAGACCGAATATCTCTGTCCAAGCTGTGGCGAAGAAGTGATTTTTGAAGATAATGAAAAAGTCAAGCAAATCTTGAGAAAACGTATCCAAGAGTTGCAGAACAATTGA
- a CDS encoding TIGR00295 family protein: MKPDKSEALDLLRISGCSERVLKHCLIVAYHAKDIAEKIRHNGYQVDVELVFIGALVHDIGRSVTHDIKHAVEGARLGKEYGLHPAIIRIIETHIGAGIPENEALTIGLPPGNYMPTTLEEKIVAHADNMVDDDHIVSITEEVDALRKKGMHESIVNRTIELGLYIDEMMG, translated from the coding sequence TTGAAACCTGATAAATCTGAAGCCCTTGACCTACTTAGAATTTCAGGATGTAGCGAGAGGGTTTTGAAGCACTGTCTTATTGTGGCATATCACGCAAAAGATATCGCAGAGAAAATAAGACATAACGGATATCAGGTGGATGTGGAACTGGTCTTTATCGGGGCACTTGTACATGATATTGGTCGTTCCGTCACCCATGACATAAAACATGCAGTGGAAGGGGCACGTCTTGGAAAGGAATATGGTTTACATCCAGCTATCATTCGCATAATTGAAACCCATATCGGTGCAGGTATTCCGGAAAATGAAGCTCTAACTATAGGGCTACCTCCTGGAAATTATATGCCCACCACTCTTGAAGAAAAAATTGTTGCCCATGCAGATAATATGGTTGATGATGATCATATCGTTTCTATTACAGAAGAAGTAGATGCCCTCAGAAAAAAGGGAATGCATGAAAGCATTGTTAATAGAACAATTGAATTGGGTTTATATATTGATGAAATGATGGGTTAG
- a CDS encoding DUF2551 domain-containing protein codes for MGYLKEMIKKRLEKYIELDTDGIRNFILNIFLNVKEATVDVVYNILSKKYDVSHNMVASMIGYIHSKLGILNAHKESYKTTIVYSLKDDYIDMVKTLLKMPITNTI; via the coding sequence ATGGGATATCTTAAAGAAATGATTAAAAAACGCCTTGAAAAATATATTGAATTAGATACTGATGGAATTAGAAATTTCATTTTGAATATATTTTTAAATGTGAAAGAAGCTACTGTAGATGTAGTTTATAATATTCTCTCTAAGAAATATGATGTGTCCCATAATATGGTGGCTTCTATGATTGGATATATTCATTCAAAACTGGGAATACTTAATGCCCATAAAGAATCCTACAAGACCACAATTGTATACTCATTAAAAGATGATTATATTGATATGGTCAAAACTTTACTCAAAATGCCGATTACCAATACCATATAA